A genomic stretch from Bacterioplanes sanyensis includes:
- the dprA gene encoding DNA-processing protein DprA, whose translation MLTDEQIGAWWRLSRLPRVGNLTLNAIRQSLPHSTDLLQLTSDELQQLELNAELAHRWQHDSSLNKGVETLLHWRQQAGCDLLLAGVPPYPDSLATLPDAPLFLFARGHLSALDQPRVAMVGSRNPSRYGSDWAQHNGAVLANCGLTVVSGLALGIDGASHQGAVSQGRSIAVLGCGADIIYPRRHQTLAMQLLEHGLILSEFLPGTAPRAPQFPSRNRIISGLSMGVVVVEAALRSGSLITAQQAAEQGREVMAVPGAVNNPLSQGCHQLIRDGATLVQHADDVLQQLGIFGLTAPDAPSVPNSPAVNSAATPEQWQPGLLSCIDFAPTAVDVIAIRSQLDVAQLLPQLLELELSGWLAQSAGGFMRLR comes from the coding sequence ATGCTCACGGATGAGCAGATAGGCGCCTGGTGGCGGCTGAGCCGCTTGCCTCGCGTCGGCAACCTTACCCTCAATGCCATACGGCAATCCCTCCCTCACAGCACCGATCTGCTGCAGTTAACGTCTGATGAATTGCAACAGCTGGAGCTGAATGCCGAGCTGGCACACCGCTGGCAACACGACTCAAGTCTGAACAAGGGTGTCGAAACTCTGCTGCATTGGCGCCAGCAAGCTGGTTGCGATTTGTTGCTAGCAGGTGTACCGCCCTATCCCGACTCGCTGGCAACCTTGCCCGACGCACCGCTGTTTTTGTTCGCACGTGGACATCTTTCCGCCCTGGATCAACCCAGAGTGGCGATGGTTGGTAGCCGAAATCCCAGTCGCTACGGCAGTGATTGGGCACAACATAATGGCGCCGTGCTGGCTAACTGCGGGCTAACGGTGGTGTCTGGTTTGGCACTTGGCATTGACGGTGCCAGTCATCAGGGGGCGGTGAGTCAAGGTCGATCCATTGCTGTGCTGGGGTGTGGTGCCGACATCATCTACCCGCGCCGGCATCAAACATTGGCCATGCAGCTGCTGGAGCACGGTCTGATTTTGTCTGAGTTCTTACCAGGAACCGCGCCGCGAGCACCGCAGTTCCCATCGCGTAATCGCATTATTAGTGGTCTTAGTATGGGCGTCGTGGTGGTAGAAGCGGCGTTGCGCAGTGGCTCACTGATTACCGCGCAGCAAGCAGCTGAGCAGGGGCGGGAAGTAATGGCGGTGCCGGGGGCGGTGAACAACCCTTTGAGTCAGGGCTGTCACCAATTGATACGCGATGGTGCGACCTTGGTGCAGCATGCTGACGATGTGCTGCAGCAACTGGGCATATTCGGTTTAACGGCTCCCGATGCGCCGTCTGTGCCCAATTCACCTGCTGTGAACAGCGCTGCCACGCCTGAGCAATGGCAGCCAGGGTTGCTCAGTTGTATTGATTTTGCGCCAACCGCCGTTGATGTGATCGCCATTCGCAGCCAATTGGACGTGGCGCAGTTACTTCCTCAGCTGTTAGAACTGGAACTGTCCGGTTGGCTAGCGCAATCGGCGGGCGGATTTATGCGGCTACGGTAG